The proteins below come from a single Aegilops tauschii subsp. strangulata cultivar AL8/78 chromosome 6, Aet v6.0, whole genome shotgun sequence genomic window:
- the LOC109737695 gene encoding zingiberene synthase → MVPEAPARSNTERARKAPVPPPTFHPSLWGGFFLTYQPPTAPQRACMEGKAEVLREEVRKMVNSTQELPKLLDLIMTLQRLGLDIYYENEINELLHRVYKSDYNKENLHLVSLRFYLLRANGYDVSADVFLRFKGDEGKFMFDNTRSILSLYNAAYLRTHGEQVLDEAIIFTTRHLEGVLQQSSPLANEISLALEAPLFRRARIVEMRSYIHIYDNGATKNEAILEFAKLNFNLLQLLYCEELNNITLWWKELHEESKLGFSRDRIVEMYFWMNGACYEPQYYNSRIILTKMTAFMTVLDDIFDTYGTTEESMQLAKAINRWDESATELLPSYIKGFYLYLLNTFHSFENELGLGKSHHVHYLKEALKRLVQAYTEELKWRDGNYVPKTLEEHLRVSARSSGGFTLASTSLFVGVGGIATTNTFEWILNYPQLFKTFDMFVRFSNDIVSSQREQTGDHYASTIQCYMEEHGVMVQDAREKIKDLVEDSWKDMVRHCIAPTEQQQPLAVPRTVVNFARTVNNMYKRGDAFTSSHEIKEMITLLYVEPIA, encoded by the exons ATGGTGCCAGAAGCGCCTGCTCGTTCCAACACCGAACGAGCACGAAAGGCTCCGGTACCACCTCCTACGTTCCACCCTAGCCTCTGGGGTGGTTTCTTCCTCACTTACCAACCGCCCACTGCCCCTCAG CGTGCATGCATGGAAGGAAAGGCTGAAGTGCTAAGAGAAGAAGTTAGGAAGATGGTAAATAGCACACAGGAATTACCAAAATTATTGGATCTTATAATGACATTACAACGGCTCGGGCTGGACATCTACTATGAAAACGAGATCAACGAGCTGCTCCACCGTGTCTACAAGTCTGATTACAACAAGGAAAATCTACATTTAGTTTCACTCCGATTTTATCTTCTGCGGGCGAATGGATATGATGTATCAGCTG ATGTATTCCTTCGTTTCAAAGGAGATGAAGGAAAATTTATGTTCGACAATACAAGAAGTATTCTGAGCTTATATAATGCAGCATACCTTAGGACACATGGAGAACAGGTGCTCGATGAGGCCATAATATTCACAACAAGACACCTAGAAGGTGTATTACAACAATCATCACCACTAGCAAATGAAATATCTTTAGCCCTTGAAGCACCACTTTTCCGAAGGGCTCGCATAGTAGAAATGAGAAGCTACATccatatttatgataatggtgctACAAAAAATGAAGCCATATTGGAGTTCGCAAAATTGAATTTCAATCTTCTGCAACTTCTTTATTGTGAGGAGCTAAACAACATCACACT TTGGTGGAAGGAGCTCCATGAAGAATCAAAGTTAGGATTTTCTAGAGATAGAATAGTGGAAATGTATTTTTGGATGAATGGAGCATGTTATGAACCTCAATATTATAACTCACGGATTATACTTACAAAGATGACAGCATTTATGACCGTACTAGATGATATCTTTGACACATATGGTACCACCGAAGAGAGCATGCAACTTGCCAAAGCAATCAACAG GTGGGATGAAAGTGCAACAGAACTGCTTCCATCATACATCAAGGGGTTCTACTTATATTTATTGAATACATTTCATTCATTTGAGAATGAACTAGGACTTGGGAAGAGCCACCATGTGCACTATCTAAAGGAAGCG TTGAAGCGATTAGTTCAAGCATACACGGAGGAGCTAAAATGGCGTGATGGAAATTATGTGCCAAAAACACTGGAAGAACATCTTAGGGTTTCAGCGAGAAGCAGTGGAGGCTTCACACTTGCGTCTACTTCATTATTTGTTGGAGTAGGCGGCATAGCTACAACAAACACGTTCGAATGGATTCTGAACTATCCGCAACTTTTCAAGACGTTTGATATGTTTGTACGGTTCTCCAATGACATCGTATCAAGCCAG CGTGAGCAAACCGGGGACCACTACGCCTCTACGATCCAGTGCTACATGGAAGAGCACGGCGTGATGGTGCAGGACGCCCGCGAGAAGATCAAAGACCTTGTCGAGGACTCGTGGAAAGACATGGTGCGACACTGCATCGCGCCGACGGAGCAGCAGCAGCCGCTGGCCGTGCCGCGGACGGTCGTCAACTTCGCGAGGACGGTGAATAACATGTACAAGCGCGGCGACGCCTTCACTTCCTCGCACGAGATCAAGGAGATGATCACGTTGCTCTACGTGGAACCAATTGCTTAA